Proteins encoded by one window of Salmo trutta chromosome 17, fSalTru1.1, whole genome shotgun sequence:
- the LOC115151904 gene encoding forkhead box protein I2-A-like produces the protein MSIYHSRVLGVPPSALNFPNSSLIYLYGGDGGTILPALSFVPTRQESLQKPPYSYIALIAMAIKSAPDKRATLSGIYQFIMDGFPFYHDNKQGWQNSIRHNLSLNDCFIKVPREKGRTGKGSYWTLDTKCLDMFENGNYRRRKRKLTTLKRKRGPVSTNPSGSNVPADAHLRRMGRPMSAGDWALVGAEVEQHHRHFEQRSLDVKHVLGEFNNVGMQQSGFVHGQKCNVQNQIQTESTQDMYGTQSTDARHGPRCIPVQEHRVCLDTAHLSGASSLHASEADNSRLAFDGRENGPPILSGCTENLNSSMLCRTMEIVPTVPSRATDKSKGFSIDSILSKKGNQMHKSSVGVTTETGLYPQSHQFKLMGFPLCPYLSPTCPEKVIHFK, from the coding sequence ATGAGCATTTACCACAGCCGAGTGCTTGGAGTGCCACCCTCGGCGCTCAATTTCCCCAATTCGTCTCTGATTTACTTGTATGGAGGCGACGGCGGTACCATTCTTCCCGCTTTGAGCTTCGTCCCAACTCGGCAGGAATCTCTGCAAAAACCTCCGTACAGCTACATTGCACTTATCGCTATGGCCATCAAGAGCGCACCAGACAAGCGCGCAACGCTGAGCGGCATTTACCAGTTCATAATGGACGGCTTCCCCTTTTACCATGACAACAAGCAGGGCTGGCAGAACTCAATACGCCACAACCTCTCTCTAAACGACTGTTTCATCAAGGTACCGAGAGAGAAGGGCCGTACCGGGAAAGGCAGTTACTGGACTTTGGACACCAAATGTCTAGACATGTTCGAGAACGGGAACTATAGACGGAGGAAGAGAAAACTAACTACTCTCAAGAGGAAAAGAGGTCCCGTCTCCACGAACCCGTCAGGATCTAACGTTCCAGCTGATGCTCACCTGAGGAGGATGGGTAGGCCTATGTCAGCTGGAGATTGGGCTTTGGTGGGCGCGGAGGTGGAACAACATCATAGACATTTCGAGCAACGCAGTTTAGATGTAAAACATGTTCTTGGTGAGTTCAACAATGTTGGGATGCAGCAAAGTGGGTTTGTCCATGGCCAAAAATGTAATGTGCAGAATCAAATCCAAACTGAATCCACGCAGGACATGTATGGCACACAATCAACTGACGCGCGACACGGTCCAAGGTGCATACCCGTTCAGGAGCACAGGGTCTGTTTGGACACAGCGCATCTGTCAGGAGCGTCTTCCCTCCATGCGAGTGAAGCAGACAATAGTAGACTAGCCTTTGATGGGAGGGAGAATGGGCCTCCTATCCTGTCCGGTTGCACGGAGAACTTGAACTCATCTATGCTGTGTAGAACAATGGAAATTGTACCCACTGTCCCTAGCAGAGCAACGGACAAATCCAAAGGTTTTAGCATAGACAGTATCTTATCAAAAAAGGGGAACCAAATGCACAAAAGCAGCGTTGGTGTAACAACAGAGACAGGCTTGTACCCCCAAAGTCACCAATTCAAGCTGATGGGATTCCCGCTTTGCCCTTACTTATCGCCCACGTGCCCTGAGAAAGTTATACATTTTAAATAG